A window of Ranitomeya variabilis isolate aRanVar5 chromosome 2, aRanVar5.hap1, whole genome shotgun sequence contains these coding sequences:
- the AKT2 gene encoding RAC-beta serine/threonine-protein kinase — protein sequence MNEVMVVKEGWLQKRGEYIKTWRPRYFLLKSDGSFIGYKEKPDSSEHSLALPPLNNFTVGECQLMKTEKPRPNTFVIRCLQWTTVIERTFNVDTPEEREEWMRAIQTVANSLKNEENEEEEEAMDIKCGSPSDTPSTEEMDIAISKGRPKVTMNDFDYLKLLGKGTFGKVILVREKASGRYYAMKILRKEVIIAKDEVAHTVTESRVLQNTRHPFLTALKYAFQTSDRLCFVMEYANGGELFFHLSRERVFTEDRARFYGAEIVSALEYLHSRNVVYRDIKLENLMLDKDGHVKITDFGLCKEGITDGATMRTFCGTPEYLAPEVLEDNDYGRAVDWWGLGVVMYEMMCGRLPFYNQDHERLFELILMEEIRFPRTLSPEAKSLLSGLLKKDPKQRLGGGPTDAQEVKDHRFFAPINWQDVNQRKLTPPFKPQVTSEIDTRYFDDEFTAQSITVTPPDRYDNLDALESDERAHFPQFSYSASIRE from the exons GTGAATACATAAAGACCTGGAGACCCAGGTATTTCCTCCTGAAGAGTGATGGCTCATTTATCGGCTATAAGGAGAAGCCGGACTCCTCCGAGCACAGCTTGGCTCTCCCTCCGCTCAATAACTTCACTGTAGGAG AATGTCAGCTTATGAAGACCGAAAAGCCTCGGCCCAACACCTTCGTTATCCGTTGTTTGCAGTGGACTACAGTCATCGAGCGCACCTTTAACGTGGACACCCCCGAAGAAAG GGAGGAGTGGATGAGGGCGATCCAAACCGTAGCCAACAGCCTGAAGAACGAGGagaatgaagaagaggaggaggccaTGGACATAAAGTGCGGTTCTCCCAGCGACACGCCGAGTACAGAAGAGATGGACATAGCAATTTCCAAGGGACGACCCAAAGTA ACTATGAATGATTTTGACTATCTGAAGCTGCTGGGGAAAGGAACATTCGGAAAAGTCATCTTGGTTCGAGAAAAAGCATCAGGTCGTTACTATGCCATGAAGATTTTACGGAAAGAGGTCATAATCGCTAAG GATGAAGTGGCTCACACCGTTACAGAGAGCAGAGTCTTGCAGAACACAAGGCATCCCTTTTTAACG GCTTTGAAATATGCGTTCCAGACAAGTGACCGGCTCTGCTTCGTTATGGAGTATGCTAACGGAGGAGAG CTGTTCTTTCACCTGTCTCGGGAACGTGTCTTCACGGAAGACCGAGCGCGGTTTTATGGTGCAGAGATTGTGTCCGCCCTGGAATATCTCCACTCCAGGAACGTCGTGTACCGTGACATAAAG TTGGAGAATCTCATGCTGGACAAAGACGGTCATGTCAAGATCACAGATTTTGGACTTTGCAAAGAGGGGATCACAGATGGTGCTACTATGAGGACATTTTGTGGCACCCCAGAGTACTTGGCTCCTGAG GTGCTGGAAGACAACGATTATGGCCGAGCCGTGGATTGGTGGGGATTGGGAGTGGTGATGTATGAAATGATGTGCGGGCGACTACCCTTCTACAATCAGGACCATGAAAGACTATTTGAGCTTATCCTTATGGAGGAAATCCGCTTCCCTCGCACCCTAAGCCCCGAAGCAAAGTCTCTGCTCAGTGGTCTGCTGAAAAAGGATCCTAAACAAAG ACTTGGCGGTGGCCCCACTGATGCCCAAGAAGTGAAGGATCACAGGTTCTTTGCTCCTATTAACTGGCAAGATGTGAATCAGAGGAAG CTCACCCCACCCTTCAAGCCACAAGTCACCTCTGAAATCGACACCAGATATTTTGACGACGAATTTACAGCTCAGTCCATAACAGTAACTCCGCCAGACAGAT ATGATAACCTGGACGCCTTAGAATCTGACGAGCGCGCTCACTTTCCTCAGTTCTCGTACTCGGCCAGCATCCGGGAGTAA